The nucleotide window GGCAATGTGCCATATGGTAATGCTTTTGTCAAAATCTCTTTTCACACTCCATTTGAATTCATTGAGACAACCATACCTTCCGAGTGACCATTCACCTCTTTGATTGAAAGGCTTAAGTCCTCTTTCTCTGTCAATACCTCTCATTTCTTCAACCATCAAAACTTTGAGTTCTTGAGGGAACGGTATGCGCGTCctactcttgttcttcttcattcccAAGCCAATGCCTCGGAATTTGAGAATTTTGCTGCACTTTAATGGCTTATCATGGAGGCAAAAGCTCAGCAAGTTGAATTGTGCCAATGTATTTGACCACCTTTTCCTATTGCTTGCTTGAGGACCGAGAATTCTCAAGCAAGGTATCATGAATGGATAGCTTTGGTGCTTGATTATCTGGATGATCGCCCAATCTGTGAAGGGTAGTTGCGCGATCTGGTAAATCTCCATAAGGACAGCTCCTGCTAGCATCCCTTCTATAAAACATGCTTTCCAATGATGTGGAAAAGCTTCCCTGAATATGATTGAAAATCCGGTAAAAGTTGAAACTAAACCAAAGAAACTTacaattcgaaaaatgcaaccTCCTTTGGTGTAGATTATTGGTGCCTTGGTGTACAAGACATCATACATGAAGCCAAGTTCTGAATCCGTGatcttgaagatgtcctctggTGCATATTCATCAACAGACATCCGTGGAAGAGATTCATATAGGGGCTGATAGAGCCAGTTCTCACGGTGAGGCTTCAACGAGATAAAGCGATAATATGCCTTTAAGATCAATTCTATGTTTGGAATATCATCAGGAAGGAATCTGAACAAAGCAGGCATGCTTGCTTCTTGGTCAATTTCTTGGATGGTGATTATGCCGGATCGCTTACTAAAAGCCGACTTAAGAGCCCAGACAACTTCTCCATACTTGATTAGTCCAGATACGAATAATGGCAGGTAAAGATAAGAGAGCTTCGATTGCGTCCAGCTCTTGACAACAATCCAAATCACCACAGCTACTTGGAGAACAAGAGCAAGCAGTTGCCTTAATCCCAATCTGTTATCTTCAATTGAGTAAGCAGTTATGGCATCAGGGTTTCCAATTTGCACCAAAAGTAATGGTGCAAACATAGCCTTTAGTTCCCGGCGAATATTGCGTTCATCCGGATCACTTCCTGGTATCACTGTCAGCTTGCCAATGATGATTTTTGTCAAAGAAGCAGACAGCAAATAGGTAAACCAAACAGTGAACCTTATCCACATGCCGGGTACGTCCTTGCGGCGGCTACCAAAGACTGTGAGGATTACTTGCATAGTGAAGCTCAATAGCATAAGCACTTCAAGGCCCCAAAGATCCCATAGGTCTTGCAGTTGCCCTGGAACTAAAGATATGTTCATGTTTCCTTGCTCAGTTCTAGCAAATGGTCAAATGCTGCAAGAAAAAAGTAGGTAAGTCCCTAGAGTCAGCAATTTTGTGAAGATTGATGTATGAAAAAATTTTCCCAGATGAAAAGAAgtacacaagaaggaaaagaaaagagagaaaggacTAGGGAGTTGAAATAAACAACCTGATCAACTATCTTCTAGATTGGATTGATTGGGATGAAATGAATTCAAGTAGAGCACATTGCATCATTGCTTTTAGGGAGCAtgaattttaattagaattcaTAGTAATTGAGGATTAACTATTCACACATCATTTCCAGCCTCCTAATATCTATATGTAGAGAGATGTGAGAAGAGTGGTAGACTATAAACAGGAGGCAAACATTGATCCTCTGCTAATTTGTCAGAAAGCAACCTTTTCTTAAACAGGAAGGTAACACCCATGATATAGGTTATTCTTTGATGATCCTTAACTTATCATGTTACTGTTAATTCATGTGTAGCAATCTAGGATGCTTGCCTTAACAATAGGCTAACACCACTGCTTATTACTTAAACAGGCTTTAGGAGCTTTACTCGCACATGCTTTAAATCTGTCTTACTCCTCATTTCACATGAATTCTGAGCAcctattcatttattttattcaccTTTTGGGATGAATGGTTTGATTGATCAAGGCACATTGCCTAGAAACCAATCCTTTCCGCATTGGGTTGGCTGTTACATTCAACACAAGGTATTCTTATAGTAGAGATGTACGATGAGAATACTTTTTGTGTACGTATGTGTATAACTAAATAATAGCAAAATAGCCAACAGTGACAATTAAAGGAACAAAAGCATAAAGGAAATAACAGATTGCAGCGTGCACAAGGCATGCTTGTACTTGAAtattgctataaaataattcCAATGTAACAGTCTCAAACAGAATCCAGTAGAACATCACATGATCTAAGGAGGAACACAGAAAAAGATAACTAGTTTTCCATTTGAGTATCACAAATCTATGATAACACCTTCCTTTTGAAGGTTTGGGGAGCAGAAGGATCCCCAAGGTACAATATATATACCATAGAATGCTGTAATTGAATGAAATTTTcattgaataataatagattTCGGGAACAAATGAATTGACAGTTCATTAATTATatggaagagaaaaaagaaaacaaaaatcaatttctttttccTGTGAACAATATTGGTTTTGAAGCTGTGCATACTACTAACAAATATTATTGCCACCTTTCTCATCTCTACAAATTGCATCCTCTGAGCTTCTTGTAACTTCAGATTGTACATTTCCTACACCCATACCGCACATATCACCACCACTGGTGTTGTTCCTATTATTGCATTTCCATGCATCCCTCCGGAACCAAGGTCGATGTATTTTCGAATTGTTCCACTTCTGCTGTCTAAAGTACCTCCTTCCCAGGTCATCGTCCTTCAATCGCTTAGTTATGTTTCGATTCTCCTCATCTGTATGATTCATGTCATCAGAGTTAGTGCCAGTTGTGCTGCGAACAGTATCGTCTGCGCAACTGTTAACTAGGCCACTACCATCTGACTGTTTGATTTCAGAAGGCTGGTCAATTGCCATAGCGCTGGAAGTATTGGAAGGTAAACAGTCTCTTTGATCCCGTGGATATGGTGGTAATGGAGGAAATGGGTTGAAAGGCATTCCAGGTGCAGTGACCCAACTACCCGAGATCTCAGCATGAGGTGTTCCGAACTGCTTGACAACAGAGCAAGGGATTCCATACGAGACAGGCAAGCGAGAGTTAAATTTCTCCTTTGGCTGACCAAAAACCAAGTCAGGGGCACTTCCAGAATGGACTCCATTTCGCGGAGCAAGATCACCAGCACCTACGGGACAAGAAAATCCTGGTGGAACATCCTCATGAATGTTCTGGCTTCCATCAGTAGAACCAATAACTGCTGCATCGGAATAAGAATTTGTCTCTGCTGGTTGATCCCACCGGCTTTTGCGCTTTCGTTTTTTTGTCCCTTTGACATCAACCCCATCTAGAGAGGGCGCGGAGGATCCCTCAGGTGCACCAGCATCAGCTGAAGTTTCCACGGATGTTGACATCGGAACACAATCCACTGCTTCTGTAGGTCTAGAGTCCTGTTCATGCCTATGATTGTGTGATGATGAAAATCTGTTACTGTTGTAACTTCTATGAGATTCCATTCTATTATCATCCCTGTCCATATATCCATGTTTTCTGGATGCCCTAGGAATCCATCTGTCTCGGAAGCTTCGAGCAATTTGATGTACCTAAATTACATACGAAACAATTAAAACatacaaagattcaaatccttaCACCAAAAACAGATACTCAGAAAAAAGTATTTAACATCATATATTTTGACAAGAAGCATATACGTGTAACCCAACCAAGttaatatcaatatataatGGGACATGAAATGGTTAGCATAAGACATACCTGTTTGTCATCATGCTCTGTCAGAGACAGCATTGATTCCCTAaagctgaaaaaaaaaaaaaacacttattAACCAAAAGAATAGATGAATTTCGTACAAGTTACATACATGAGAAATTGAGAATAGAGCAATTTGCAAGGTGTAGTGATTACAAATTTCTTTTTgcgtaatatatatatatataaacaatttGAATATTCACAGTAATGAAATATTCAAATCCACACTCaagatttgattaaaaaaaacgaCAGTAGTAGGAATTATAACCAAAGGGACCAATACTCATTATTAGTAGTATAGATATTCAAcatttcacacacacacacacacacacacatatggTGTAGCATATTTCATGGTTCTATAACACCAGAATAACATCTTTTTAAGCTTGTGTTAACCATAAGAACCAAAACAAGAGGCAACTACTAGAAATTTTCTAACAACTATTCCAGtggagaaaaaaattgaaatttaccCACCTCTCCATTCCATGACATGGGGGACCACCATTGATATGTTCAAATGTCAGTATCTTGCCCACAGCCAGATACTCTAGCACCTGCAAAATGAAGTTGACCAAGTATGTACATACATTCTCTTAGCACTAACTTCATATATAGAAATGATAGAACAGAGAAAGGAGGACAGGAAATAAAAGCTTAGGATCACAACCATCAATTTAATGAGAAGTATAGGTTCATATTCATGCACCTAATCAACAGTTACAAGATTGAACCTCATAGGGCCAATATCTAAAGGGAAGAAAGTGCATTAATATTGTGTAGATGTCAACATATGGCCATAGGGGAAATACATAGCGCAGCTTTTGGTAACAGAACAAACAGGTCATACTAATTAGCTGTTTATGTTTTTTGCAATGAACAGAAATAGCGTGTCATGAGAATTATTGTTACCAAATGCTCATCAAAGCGTCCTCATTTTACTCTCATTGTGAAGGCACACATCCTTTCAATGTAACAATACATACTTTAATTAAGGTCTAAGAAATTAACAGGTAAGTAACACTGCTTTCAGCATCTTTTCCCCATTTAAAAGATCAACGAGAAACAAAAATATCTTCCAATGTGGACCACAGAACTTAttgaacccaaaaaaaaaaattattattattatgcaaCTATACATAAGGATAGAAGACAAGCAGATAAAGGAAATATGCAAAACAGTCTCCACAGTTTCAGTTTATAGCAGACATGTTATTGGTTCAACAGTAAGAAATAATGCATTGAAATATGCATAAACTCTTCTAGAAAGACacagataaaaataattaaaatatgaaagatTTCCCATCTAATCACCTTAAGCAGCTTTCGTAATATTGGAATTTTTTTGAAATCCCGCCTGTACTGCTTCATGATTTTATGTAACATCTGTAAACCTGAAAGATCAGAAGCCAGGGTTACTTTTAGACTCAGCAAATATTGATAATTTTCAAATTCCACAAACAAAGGAAGTGGTCAAATGCATTACATAGAAAGCTAGTAAACATTAccatttttgttaattatatcaTTTAGCACTGCTCTAGATTTCGTTTTTAGAAGGGCATCAAGGATCATCGAGAGATCTCGATTGCtgcaatcaaaataaaaaactccATTAGAAATAATTTACATATCCATTAAATTACATATCCATAAAGCCTGAATAATCTAGTACAAGTGCACAACATGCGCTTAATAAAGAAAAGCAAACTAATGAAAAAGGCAAACAAGAAGGACCTTTGAATAGCTTCACCGCTGCTCCTATCACCTGATGCCACAGTGAGAAGCAAGAGTTTCAAGTAACCTTTGGTGGCATCCTGTCACAAGAAAGGAATGGCAAATGGTGAAAACTATAAACCCATAAAACTACCAAGGTTACACACACAGCAATACATTTATTATAAAGgcatatatgaaaaataaaagacagTGGATTATATTAACTATTTCACATAattgattataatttataacatCAAAAGGTGGCCTCTCTTGGTTTGTTAGATAACCATAACTATCTGATAAAACGCACAAAAAACACAACAATTTAAATATATGTTAGCTGGcttcaataaaataaagtacttacttttcttttgcttattcCTCCATCTCCATCGAGTAATTCCGTAAGCTTCTCCTGGACTGAAGGAAACGAAAAACTTATGTACATTATTACAAGTTTTAAATATATTGGAATAAATTTGTTTATTGTAACGTTGGAAGCATTATAAGTTCAATAGGAAATAAGGAACTAGACAAATcatttatcattctttcaaaatatatttactGTGTGTacgtatataaataattaaatatatggaGTTGAGTGTAAAGTGTAAATTTACTTGCACTGACTCATACAAATAATCAAATCTCCCAcattagttatttaattatttcaagTGCATGAAATAAATTTGTAGCCAAATTAAATGAGGATGACCAACCTGCTTCAAATCTTGCATTAGAAGAACCTTCAACAACTTTTTTCAGTTTCCCAGATGACAACTGCAATCGGTTCACTGTTGTCTCAATTTTGAGGCCGTTTGGAGGATTAGCACAAACTTTTCCCCTTTTAACAGAACTAACCAGTTTAGGAGCCTTGACTATTTCAGGCTTAAATTCCTTATTACTGATGGTAGCATTCAATAAGACTTTTCTGACAGGTGCAAGGGAAGAAAGTTTCTCATCTTTCTGAATGGAGGTAGTTTTGTCCGTAAGATCGATTGCATGCCCTTGTTGCATAGCaggcatggttttactttctcTATTCTCCACTAGTTGAGAAATTTCTTCAACGCGAACAGAAGATGGTACCTTGGCCTTTGAATTTTCTTCAATGGAGCTGTGCAACAAATCAACAGCAGAGGAAGGGTTCATAGAACTCTCCTTCTCTGGAGTATTATCTGTGTCTATCGCAATAGTAAACTTGCGTGAAAGCAACCCATTTTCAATTACACCATCATCATTAAGCATAACAGGTTCTGGAAATTCTTCATCAGAATCACCTTGAACTATCAAATCGGAATTTAACGGATCACCACCACCTATATAACCTCGACAATTAATTGAGCCACAATAGCATTTTTTGGCAGCAGCACCGAAAACCCTTACATAGTTGTAATCAAATGTCACTTCTTCATCCTGTGGAAGGTTGTTGAAATGAAAGAAAGTTCAGGTAGGAAGGTTATTGATACTCAATCCAGAGAAGTGATGTTGTCACTCCCAAATTTGATATTGGCACTCCCTTTTATGTGATTTCCCATATTACCCTACTTCCTTATTTCATTTTTCGTGGTGATAAGAGACACTTTTCATTGAGGGTAATTTgggaaaatatatataacagaGGAGTGGCATTATCAATTTGGGAGTGACAATATTCACTCCCCTCAATGCATAGCAATAATGTTTCATACTTCAAGCTTTTAAAGCAACAAAATAGGACCTTCAATTCCTCcatattaacattttttttatataaaagaataatttcatTAAGATGAGTAGATGGATACAATAAGATTAGGGATAAGAGTTCCCCTATGTAAAAGCAAagccaaaaaaggaaaaaatcatCTATAAGGCCAACAATGCCTGAGTGGGAAAATCACCAAACGGATCATGAGTTTTACACCAAATAGATGCTAGGCATTTAATCCTATCCCATATTTTGCTCCAACCAAACGGTGGCATTCACCCCAACCATTAGTCCTCCACAATATAAACCTTCAACACCATTTCTCCCAACCCACAGaggaagaacaaaaataaaatcacttCACTACTAATTCCTTCAAATTAAAGACATAAATACGAAGACTCCATGTAATCTATTTCATAAACTTAAATGTAAACTAATTTAGCATTGGCAAGAATTTTACATAGAGCAGAAAAATTATCAATCTAAGCTGAAAAATCCTTGTTTTCACTCTCTTAAAAGTCAGTGTTCTTTATTACCCCTccctcccaaaaaaaaaaaagagacccAAAAACGAGGTGGGAGCTAGCTGGGCACTAATGGGTACAGCCATACAGGTACATAACACAAAATTGCAGGACCAAGTAAAATAAACAAAGGAATATCAACATATAAAAGGAATAAGTAAAGGTTGCAACCACACCTGCTTAATATCCCTCAATGCGAACAGTCCAATACATATTTCCCCATTCACCATCCACTGTTCAGAAAAAGGATCACACATGGTCAGTCAACAAATGTGAAACAACAACATAATTACAGATTTCATGCTCTACACACTAATATACAAAAAATGGCATTTCCGGCTACTATATTGAAATCTATACATCAACATTCAATCTTAAAAGATAAGTGCACTAATTGACATACATCTATATACTCATATGCATGCAAAAAGCATATTTCCAGCAAATATATACGCTAACATATATAAATTAGCAAgtaaaaaacaccaaaaaagaAGCTGCTCAAATACGCagcaatatttaaaataaaataaaaaaaaagcaacaacaacaaagcatGTATATTCACCTTTTCTGTTCGACAATTAGGATCACAACTATGATTAATGAAACGGCCCAAGTTTCCTTTTGCACTTGCATCTATCACCTAACAAAATAAGCACGAGTGATTAACAAAGTAGAACAACTACTATCATAAGAACTACAATAGAATAGTAATAAGCATAAATAGGTGTGATTCATACCTCACTTCCATTCAAGGTCATAAAATAGAAATGTCTATGACCCTTCAAAGCATACTCTCTTTGCCGTGCCTCATAAGCATGAGTATCAAGCACCTGTATGGACCATAAATTAGATATCACGTATATAGAGGTCAACTATGTGCACAACTTGTGCAACACCAATGCATAAAGAATTACACAGTACACACTACACAATGCATCAATGCCACGAAAGATAAAACACAATTCAATGAATATGGAGTCCAATCTTCTCAAAATAATCCCTTGTCTTTAAAAAGCATGTCAATTGCTAGACATCAGCTATCCTTTAGTCATTGGTTACAAGTGTATCACATCAGGTTCAACACTCTAACTGGATCAAACGGACACCCTATCAACCTTCATTATTACTATATGTCAAAGCTCAATATAAAGAAACAAAGACTGCAGTGCTCACGATTCAAGCCTCAAATTCTCACACCTGAAACGGCATAAATCAATAGATTAATTTTTGGCTACCCCTCAACTATGGGCTCACCATTTTCCCATGGTTCTATGCCATTCAAAGAGATGATACAATTCTAGAATATAGGTCCAACTCTCACTTATTGTTGACGAAGTAAACATTATGTCACGATATTTTTGCAGctgcaaaaggaaaaataggaaaaagagGATCCACAAAGGACTTGATTGCTCCTATGACTTTGTTTAGGCTAATGTGGCCCTAAAACTTCAGTAAAGTATGCAACCAAACCACAAATGTGATCACAAAATTCAAAGATTCGGCCCTAAATATCACTATTCCATATATCACAATAAATATAGCTATGAAAATCATACAAAGGAAGAAAAGTATTGTAAAAGTTACCTCCCCAACATATTCAATGAGAAACTGGCCTTGGGCTATATTCTCAAGTGCCTTCAGTCCATAACCTTTTTTCCCACATTTAAACCACTTCAAGCTGGCATACTTGCGTTTTTGGAACTGAAATTGAACATTTGGACTACAGTCATGCCCCATAACAAAACCGGCCTactaaaatatttgtatatgGAAAATCAATAGTTTTCAAACCTGCTGGTTGGAACAATAATCCCCACATGGGCAGGTTCCTTGAACGCATTCAATGTTTAGCATCCGGTTTAGGCATTCATCCCCACAGCCTAACTTGCCTACTTGAGGTTGTTTGCAATGGCAGACCATTATCTGAAATAATTTCATAAGTATATTAAATAACATGACAAAAATGGTGTGCAAATTTCAAAATATGATTGATATCTGATTGCTGCAATCATATGACTAAAATGAACTTTAAACAAAATGTAAAGATGAGAAAATATCAAAGTGAAGGTGGCAATATCAAAGTGAAGGTGGCAAATTAATGGACTTTAGAGTAAATAATACTACATGGATAAGAAACAAAACTGTTCAGTTGAggaaagtattttttaaaaaggattTAATATGAATGCACTGAATTACACCGTTATCAAATTGTAAACTACCACATCAGTCACTACAGTTAATTTTTTCAACCCacttcacttgaatgatcataGAAATGGATGGATTTAATTGGGTGACAATATAAACAAATTTACAACat belongs to Arachis duranensis cultivar V14167 chromosome 8, aradu.V14167.gnm2.J7QH, whole genome shotgun sequence and includes:
- the LOC110274475 gene encoding uncharacterized protein LOC110274475; its protein translation is MNISLVPGQLQDLWDLWGLEVLMLLSFTMQVILTVFGSRRKDVPGMWIRFTVWFTYLLSASLTKIIIGKLTVIPGSDPDERNIRRELKAMFAPLLLVQIGNPDAITAYSIEDNRLGLRQLLALVLQVAVVIWIVVKSWTQSKLSYLYLPLFVSGLIKYGEVVWALKSAFSKRSGIITIQEIDQEASMPALFRFLPDDIPNIELILKAYYRFISLKPHRENWLYQPLYESLPRMSVDEYAPEDIFKITDSELGFMYDVLYTKAPIIYTKGGCIFRIVSFFGLVSTFTGFSIIFREAFPHHWKACFIEGMLAGAVLMEIYQIAQLPFTDWAIIQIIKHQSYPFMIPCLRILGPQASNRKRWSNTLAQFNLLSFCLHDKPLKCSKILKFRGIGLGMKKNKSRTRIPFPQELKVLMVEEMRGIDRERGLKPFNQRGEWSLGRYGCLNEFKWSVKRDFDKSITIWHIATDTCYYSDSHNNVANPKAQMAKLLSNYMMYLLALRPHMLSMTTAKIIFQHAFDKLKALLEQKEESIKDEKELCKILRMEWLPQYSISERKSETVVTSKWHMLRDAQRLARNLMLKENKWQIICSVWVEMLCYAAANCSIDYHSEQIRRGGGLITHVWVMLAHKTDKYHISD